Below is a genomic region from Desulfobacter sp..
TTCAGTGGCTCAGACAAAGGTGAAATCACCGGGATAAAAACAGAGCACCACCCATTTTCCCAGATAATCTGACAAACTGACATTGATGAATCAAGGGCGTTCAAAATTCTGTGTCAGTTGAATGAAAGCTGATATACTCAGCTAAATAAGGAGAACTGACATGACCGAAGAAAACACCGAATTTGATTTTCAAAAAGCCCTTAAAGGCATCCAGGAAGGTAAACCCTTCACAGGTAAGGGCGGCGTCCTTACATCATTAATCAAAAATCTTGCTGAAGCTGCTCTTGAAGGAGAGTTGGAGTCCCATCTCGGGCAGGAAGTTTCTGCCAACCGCCGTAATGGAAAAAGCAAAAAGACCATTAAATCCCTGGATGGTAAATTTGAGCTGGAAACCCCGCGTGACAGGGCCGGAACCTTCTCTCCACAGATCGTCAAAAAACATCAGACAACGCTCAGCGATGAAATTGAAAGAAAGATAATAGCCCTTTACGGCCTGGGCATGAGTTATAATGATATGGCTTCCCATTTACAGGAAATCTATGGACTTGAGATTTCAAATGCCACTCTGAGCACCATTACCGATAAAATCATCCATACCGTCAAAGAATGGCAGGCCAGGCCGTTGGAAAATGTGTACCCAATCGTATGGCTTGATGCCATACATTATAAAGTACGAGAAAACGGAAAGGTCGGCAGCAAAGCCGTTTACACAATTCTTGGGGTGAATATCGAGGGCCGCAAAGAGGTTCTTGGGCTGTACATATCCGAGAATGAGGGTGCGAACTTCTGGCTGCAGGTGTTAACAGACCTTTCAAACCGAGGGGTAAAAGATATCCTGATTGCCTGTGTTGATGGTCTAAAAGGTTTTCCCGAGGCCATTGAGACCATATTCCCGGACACAGAAGTTCAACTCTGCGTAGTCCACCAGATCCGAAATTCATTGAAATACGTTGGTTCCAAAAATAAAAAGGAATTTATGGCAGATCTAAAACGTGTTTATAAAGCGGTCAATAAGGATCTGGCCGAAGAAGAACTGGATATCTTGGAAAATAAATGGAATGACAAATACCCGATTGTGATAAAATCCTGGCGGAACAACTGGGAACGCCTCAGTCATTTCTTTAAATATCCAGAAGAGATTCGACGGATAATATACACCACAAATACCATTGAGGCTGTGCATCGACAGTTTCGAAAACTGACCAAAACAAAGGGATCATTCCCGAACCAGGACAGCCTGTTAAAGCTGCTTTACATGGGGATCCAGAACGCCAGTAAAAAATGGACAATGCCGATTCAAAATTGGTCACTGACAATTTCCCAGTTGGCAATTTTCTTTGAAGGCCGGCTGGATAAAGAGCTGGGAATTTGATAGGGATTTATTTACAGATGGAAAAGATGGTTCCAGGAACTCCACTCCAGCAAAAGTCAACTCCTCCGACGTGGCTGATTGAAGGCCCATTCTCGGACCTGACTTTTACTTCCGCTGGCGCTGAGGCAGATCCGGGAACCGAAACCGTGACACAGAATTCTGAACATTCCCGATGAATCCGCCTTTCTGGTAACCGGCTGCCGTAAATTCCGGGGCTTTTTTCCCTACTTTGATCATTGGTTTTATCTCCTTTTTCGCAGCGATGATTTCTTCCGGGATCTCTTTTGTCTCTTCCTGGGCAGGTCCGCCCGTGGGCCGGGTGCATCTGGCACTCACTTTTTCGGCCATAAATCCTCCTGTAATTAATTTGTTTGTGCAGAAGCTCTCGGGTTTTGAACGGCTCCTGCAAAAAAATGAAAGACCAGGTGTCATTGAATTTTGTGTAAGGCTTGTATCCTGGTATTTTAAATTATTTTTTTAAAAAAGAAAGGATTTAAATCAGTGATGTCCGGTTAGGTTTTTGCTTGCTCAATAATTTTTTGATCTTTGACAATATTGTCCCTGTTTGAACTATGAGAGCCCTGCTCCTCGAAGCCAAACAGGTCATTTAGAATGGCGGTTCGCAGCTGCCGAACTCTTTTGATCGTGACCTTTTCATTAAACTGTTTTTGGCAATGGATTGCCAGTAACAGGTAAGTGATAAGGCCGCCAAGAATCTGAACCATAAGGTCGTATTCACTGCGGGCAATGAGATGATATACCTTCAGATGTTCTTTCCACCATTTGAAAAAATCCTCAATGGTCCACCGGAGTTTATAAATTGTTGCTATTTGTTCCGCTGTTAAATCATGCCTGTCAGTTGCCACATAGTATTTGACGCCAGCCATTTTATAGCCAACAACCCGAACAGGCCTTTTCGTCTGGTTTTGATTCGGAGTACCAAGTTTAACCAGTGCATCATAAAAAATGTAGCTGTCGGAAGGGGTCTCGTGGTTATCAATAATTGTTCTTGTTGTCCTGGTTTTTATACGGCAGACAAAATGTTTGCCTTGCTCCTGAAGCAGGTCAAATTCTTTATGGGATTGATATCCACGATCCATAACACCTGTTTGCCCCTTGGAAAGTATTTTGGGAACAAAAGTGCGTTCAGCGCCGTTGCCTTCAGTCAAAAAGATTTTGTTTGGGATTCCGTGATTAATGTCAAATCCGCAATGTACTTTGGCTTTTTTACTTCCTTTTCTGTAGTTCGCCCAGTGCATTGAAAGGACTGCATTTATGAGACTACCGTCAATGGAAACCAACTCTCCTAACTCGGCGTGTTCACCCGGATGACACTCAAGAGCCTGTTTATAAAGATCCTCAAAGATAAATTGCAGTTGTTCGAGTCCCCTGTGATTGATGGCTTCACAGAAACTACTACGGCTGATACCACCGTCTGGCGCAATATTTTCTTTAGCAAAAACATTCTCCTTGAGATCCTGAATTAAATGTCGGGCAGACTTGTGCTCCTGAAGATGGAAATAAACCAAAGCATTTATCTGGTCTTCGAATGTCATTTTTAAAGGGCGGTCTCCTCGAGATTGTAATTCCGGTGCTTTTGAAAGTGACTTTATCAGAGGGCACCTGAAATTGTCAAAGTTCAGGGACCGTAGTTGTTTTTTAGGGACTGAGATGTGCGTCATTTGAGCTCCTTGAGTTAAGTTTTCAAGGCGCACAAAAATTTTTACGCACATTTGTCAACACAAAACAGACTGTTTTTTCAATGATTTTAGATGCTTTTTATATGCAACAACCTAACCGGACACTACTGGATTTAAATTATCAATGGAAAATAAGATAAGAGATTGGTTTAATCTATGGGGATTTACCAGAAGAAAATGTATTAAAGACTGGGTCTGCCAGGGGCGGTGGCCCCTGGCAGATAAAGATCAGGTCTTGGCTGGAAACCTGCTTTAGACCTCTTCGTCCCTTAACACCCGGCGCAACACTTTGCCGATGTTGGAAATGGGGATTTCATCCCTGAATTCAATGGCTCTGGGCCGTTTGTATCCGGCCATATTTTCCTTGCAGAATGCCGTGATTTCTTCCTGGGTGGCGGTTTCTCCCTCTTTGAGCTTGATATAGGCTTTAACGGATTCTCCGCTTTTTGAATCCGGCACACCAATGACGGCGCAGAGTTCCACCTTGGGATTGGTGTAAAGAATATCCTCCACATCCCTGGGGTAGACGTTGAATCCGCCCACAATGATCATATCTTTTTTCCGGTCCGTGATCAGAATATATCCGTCATCGTCAATGTGACCGATATCACCGGTGAGAAAATACCGTTTGCCCTCAAGGGTGATAAAAACCTCCTCATTGGCATCGGGCCGTTTCCAATAGCCTTTCATGACCTGGGGTCCGCAGGCGGCCACTTCACCGTCTTCTCCCTGGGCAAGTTCTTTTGAGGGATCTTCAAGATCCAGGATTTTTACATCGGTTCCGGGCAGGGGAAATCCAATGGACCCAATTTTCCGTGTTTTCCGATCCGTGGGATTGGCGGAAATCACAGGGGAGGTTTCGGTCAGGCCGTAGCCTTCAAATATAATGGCCCCGGTTTTTTCTTCAAACTGGCGGCAGACCTCGGGCGGCAAAGGGGCGCCTCCTGAAAAGCATCCCATGAGAGAAGACAGATCATAGTTGTCCAAAAGGGGATGATTGGTAAAGGCCACAAAGATGGTTGGAACCGCCGGCATGATGGTGGGCTTATGGGTCTGAACCGCCTTGAGCACTTCGGTGAACGGAGGATTGCCCGCCCTGGGATCCGGGATGCAGACCAGTTTGGAACCTGAGCCGGCAGCGGAAAGCAGGGCCACGGTGATGCCGAAGCTATGATACCAGGGCAATACCCCCAAAAATGTATGATATCCCCCGAAATACGCTTTTTCAGGCGGTTTGCCCTCGCCGTGGGAAAGGCGCAGGTATTCAAACAGGGCGGTGACATCATAGGTGAAATTGGTGTGGGTGAGTTCCGCGCCCTTGGGCACGCTTGTGGTGCCGCCGGTATACAGCATGATGGCGGTATCGTTTTCTGGGTCTATGGTGACCTGGGGGGGCTGGGGCTTAGACCGGGCCACCATATCGTCAAACATGATATGTCCGGGCTGGTGGGTGTCCGCCTTGGGAATCTTGCCCAGAAGGCCGCCTAAAAAGGCCTTGAATTTGGGCAGGTAGCTTTTGATATTGCAGACCACCACGGTTTCCACCTGGGTATTTTCAATGGCCTTTACCGTATTGGGATAAAACTCGGGGTGGTCCATGCAGAACGCCATTTTGGAGACAGAGTCCCGAAGCTGAAGGTTTAGTTCAGACGGGGTGTATACCGGGTTACAATTAACGGCGACAGCGCCTGCCTTGAGAATGCCGAACAAAATTTCCGGAAACTGGGGCAGATTGGGAAGGAAAATGGCCACCTTGTCTCCCTTGCCAATTCCTTTTTGAGCAAGGAAATAGGCAATTCTGTCCGCTGTATCCTTGACCTGGGCATAGGTTTTTGAGGCCCCGTTGAATATGGTAAATTCATTGGCAGGGTATTTTTGGGCGGCATCGTCCAAAAATTTAAAGATGGGAAAGTGGTAATCGGTCACGTTGTGGGCCACGCCTTCAGGCCAAAGGGTGGTTTTCCAGGCTTGATCCGTCATTGGGCCTCCTTTAATAAGGTTAATATCAATATTTGTGAATTGGCAAACCTCATATTGAAGAACGATGGAACAGTGAAAATCGCTCTTTCGTTTATAGCGTGGATTTCCGAGATTGGAAAGGAGTTTTTTTACAATTTTTTACTTGTTGATAACAAAGAATTGCTATATATTAAAGCCGTGATTATTCATGTTTTTGGATTATATTTATATTTTAACTGGGAGGCTGTATGAAAATTACCCAGAAGCAAAAGTTGGAAAACCGAAAAAAATTACTCGCTGCCCTGGTGGATATTGTGATTCAAAAGGATCTGAAAACGGCAACCATGAGGGAGATTGCCCGGCGCGCAGGCCTTGGGGATGCCACGATATATAATTATTTTCCCACCAAAGATGCCATGGTCTATGCCTATTACGAGGACCGGTTTGACCAAGTTACCCAGAGGCTTGTGGCCGTTCCTAAGTTTAATACCTATACCTTTCAAGAACAGCTCCAGGTTTTTTTTGAAACCAAACTTGAGCTGCTGTTGCCGGACAGGGAATTTTTGGAAAAAACATTTAAATCCGCCTTTTTCACCCTGAGCCAGGACTATGGACGGGTTCGTCCGGCAAAAGAAAAATTTTTAGCCATTGTCAGGGAGATTTTTGAGGCGGCTATTGAGGCCAAAGAAATTGAAGACCAGGTGTTTTTGGATCTTTTAATCCAATTTTTCTGGGAATATTATGTGGGGATTATCCTGTATTGGCTCAAGGATGATTCTGATAGTTTTGAATCCACCACCCTGCTCATTGATAAAAGCATTGATATTGCATCGGCAGTCATCAGGGCCGGAATCGGCAATAAAATTTTCGACATGGGGATCTTTTTGTTTAAAAACCATCTTTTGAGCCGGATGGATCTGGTCAAAGACCGGATCGACGCCCTCCACGGGATGAAACGCAGGTTCATGGACAAGACAGATGAATGAAAAACTGCCCACGGGCAAATTTTCCCGTACCTTTTCTTCAGGGAAAGCCGCGGCAAAAATGGGAACAAATCAGATCCAATATCTTGTGAAACGCCCCTTTCTTTCCCCTGACCGCTAAAAAGAATCCAAAGAAAAACGGGACAAGGACAATGCAAAAATCTTGTTTCAAGGGCTGTCCCTGCTCAGGGGAACCGCCCTTAAGGCCGCCCAGATGCTTAGTTTTGAACAAGATCTTTTACCGGATGCTTTTCAAAAAGAACTGGCCAAATCCTATTTTCAGGTGCCGCCCATCAACCGGGCCCTGGTCCGCAAGATTATTGTCAACGGGCTGGGGGCTCTGCCTGAAGATTTGTTTGACCGCTTTGATTTGACCGCTTTGATTTGACCGCTTTTGCCGCTGCAAGCCTTGGCCAGGTTCACCGGGCAAGGTCCGGGTGTGATCTTGCCGTAAAAGTACAATACCCGGACATGCAAAAGACCATTGACAACGATATCGGAATGATCCGTACCCTGGTCCGGCCTTTGGCAGAGTATGACCTGATCAGGGCAGCCCTGGATGAGATTCAAGGGGTATTGGCATCAGAAACCGACTATGAAAAGGAAGCTGAAAATATAAAATTTTTCAGGGATCATCTCAACCTGCCGCAGGTTAAGATTCCAGAGACATATCCTGATTTTTGTTCGGATCGGATCTTGACCATGTCATTTTTAAAGGGCCGGGTGCTGAGCCAATGGCTTAAAACCCGGCCTGATCAGGACAGCCGGAATCAAGTGGCCCAGACCCTGAACGATATTTTTGTTTAAGGCTTTTATGGGATGAACATGATTCACGCAGATCCCAATCCCGGCAATTTTCTGGTCATGGACAATTTAGATATCGGGCTGGTTGATTTCGGATGTGTCATGGCGGTGAGCCCTGGTTTTGTTGCCCAATACCAGGAACTGATCCGCATTGGCGGAAGCAAAAACAAAGAGGCCTATCACGCTTTGATGGTCCGGATGAAAATGATTTCCCCGGATCTAAATTCAAAAATTTTAAACCAAGTGATCTCCCTGTTCATGGACGTGGGGGAATGGATCAATCAATTGTTCAGGCATGAGTATTTTGATTTTAAGGACCATCCCGGTTTTATGGCCCAGGGACGAAATATGGGCCGGCATATCCAGAAAATTCGTCGGCATATCCAGGGGTTCCCGCCTGAATTCATTTTTTTGGACAGAACCCGTTACGGCCTGCTCAGGCTTTACGAGCAGATGGGGGTCAGAATCCGTTTCCGCAATGACCATGAGTATAACGACTATGTCTGATTCTTTGATGCAAAAGAATGAGAAAATCAAGCGGTTTTCTCATTCCCCGACCGGCTTTTTCCTTGCTGTCGCTCTTTGATTTTATGGATTTCGTCTTGATATTGGGGTGTTCCGATGGTAATGGATACCTAAATTTAAAGATGAGAGGGATATGAGATGAAATTGATGATAAAATATCTGATTTTGACAAGTCTTTTGATTTGCGGACTGGCTGCCCCCCTGTCTGCCAAGGATATCTATGTCACCGGGGTAACTAAAATTACCATGCGCACAGGTCCGGGAACAGAACATAAGATCGTTGTTATGCTGACTTCGGGAACCAAGCTGGAAATTGTCGAATATCAAAAGGACTGGTCCATGGTCAAAACCGCCCAGGGAAAATCCGGGTGGGTGTTAAGCCGGTTTTTAACCCAGGAGGTGCCCAAGGCCTTGATGGTCAAGCAGTTGGAAAAAGAAAACCAGGAATTGATTCAATCCCTTGATACGGCCCAGGCAAAAGCCAAGGACCTTGAGACAAAAAACACTGCCCTGGAAGGGATCGAAAAAAAATATAAACAATTGGAACAGGCCTCTGCCGATTATCTGAAACTGGATGCCAAATACAAGGATCTTTTAAAAAATTCAGAAGAACAGCAGACCTATATCAACGCCCTTGAGGCCAATATGAACAATGAAGAGAAAATTTGGTTTCTCTCCGGGGCAGGGGTTTTTATTTTAGGCCTGATCATAGGGGTAAGCACCAGGAAGAAAAAGAGAAGCTCTCTTCTGTCCTGATAGATAAAGCGGGTGTGAAAATGATTCAAACCGATTTTTTGATCATCGGCAGCGGTATTGCCGGTTTAAGCTATGCTCTGAAGGTTGCCCAGTTCGGGAAGGTCACCATTGTGACCAAGAAAAAAATCCACAAGACCAATACAGCCTTGGCCCAGGGAGGGGTGGCTTCTGTATTCGGCAGTACAGACTCTTTTGATCTCCATGTGGACGATACCCTTAAGGCAGGGGATGGGTTGTGCGACAGGGAAGTGGTAAAGATGGTGGTTGAAAACGGGCCGGCCCGGATCAAGGAATTGGTTGCCAGGGGCGCTCGGTTTAATATGGAGGGTGCAGGGCCGTATGATTTTTCCCTGGGCCAGGAAGGCGGCCACTCTGAAAAGCGGATTGTTTTTTCCCAGGATCTCACGGGCAAAGAGATTGAAAATGCCCTGATTGCCAATGTGGAAGCCCATGAAAATATCACCATCCTTGAAAATCATATTGCCGTTAACCTCATCACCTTTTCCACCAGCATCAGAAGCGGCCTGGTCAGGACCCAGCATGAAAATATCTGCTGCGGGGCCTATGTACTCAACAATCATTCCGGAAAAGTGGAGACCTTTTACAGCGGGGTAACCCTTTTGGCCACGGGCGGGGCATCCAAGGTCTATTTATACACCTCAAATCCGGATATTGCCACAGGCGACGGCATTGCCATGGCCTATCGGGCCGGGGCATCTGTTGCCAATATGGAGTTTGTTCAGTTCCATCCCACCTGCCTCTATCATCCGGAGGCCAAAAACTTTTTGATTTCAGAAGCGGTCCGGGGTGAGGGGGCCTATCTGATTGATGAAAAGGGCAGACTGTTCATGGAAGACTATTCCCCTGACAGGGAATTGGCCTGCAGGGACGTGGTGGCCCGGGCCATTGACAATGAGCTTAAAAAAACCGGGGCAGATTCCGTGTTTTTGGATATCACCCACAAAGATCCCGGGGTCATCAGGACCCGGTTTCCCAATATCCATGCCCGATGCCTGGGCTATGGGATTGATATCACAAAACAACCCATCCCTGTCGTGCCTGCGGCCCATTACATGTGCGGGGGGGTGGCCACGGATCTTAACGGGCGTACCGATGTCCAGCGGCTCTATGCCGTAGGAGAGACGGCCTGCACAGGACTTCACGGAGCCAATCGTCTGGCCTCCAACTCTTTGCTTGAAGCCCTGGTGTATGCCCATAATGCAGGGGCAGCTTCGGTTGAAGAATTTAAAAAGATTTCCCAGAAAGCCCCCCTGCCTTTGGCTCCCTGGGATGAAACCAATACCATGGACAGTGACGAAGCCATTGTGGTCACCCATAACTGGGATGAAATCCGCAGGCTCATGTGGAATTATGTGGGCATTGTCCGATCCGATAAGCGGCTGATACGGGCCAAAAGGCGGATTGAAAATATTCAGCATGAAATTGACGAGTACTATTGGGATTTTAAGATTACCTCAGACCTGATCGAGTTGAGAAACCTGGCCGTGGTGGCCGAACTGATCATACGATCCGCCCTGATGCGCAAGGAAAGCCGGGGACTGCACTATAATATCTGGTACCCGGAACGGGATGATGCCCATTGCCTGCATCCGACTATTTTGCAAAACCAGTTTTGATGATCTTTGTCAGGGGATTCTGGTGGCGTGAGTTCAACGGCAAGTGATTTGCGGCAAATTGGGCTTACCGCCATGGCCATGGCCAGGTCGTGAATTGAAACCTAGGATTCAGGGTCTTCCTTGGTGCAGGAGATGATGAATTTTTTTATGGGTTTCAGATAGGGGATGAGCACCATCACGCAGATGGCAGCAAATAGATATTGGACCATCTGGAACCGCTGTTCTAAAAATTCAAATCCGTAGCACCAGATGATGGTGGCCGTAAGTGTGCCAAGGGCCGTGGCCGTAAAATTGCTGACCAGTCTCATTTTCAGCATATACCCGATGATGGATCCGATCACAGGACCGGTGACGGGCAACGGCGCCATGACAAAGCTGAATATGCCGATCCAGCCCCAGCGTTTGATTTTTTCTTTTTTTTCCATGGCCTTGTTGGCCAGTTTGTTCATGAACCGTTTGATCCATTCCACCTTGAGATAATTGGTGGTGCTCAAGACAAATCCTGAATAAGTAAAACAGACAATCAAGGTTTCGATGTAAAAATTATAGGAGATGGTTGTCAGGGGATCAAACCCGTTGATTATGCAAAGCCCGATGCCTCCGGCCCGGCTGCCCACCAAATGGGCGAGAATCACCAGGACCAGGATCTTTGCCAGTGAGAAGTCAACAGCGCTGACCCCGCCCACAAGGGCGATGAATGTAAAGGCCAGAAAAACCCCGAATATCAGGATCCGGCCTTCTGTGGTATGATAAAGAATATGTTTCATCTCTATGGTTTGCTTTGTTCTGTTGCAATTTTTTTAAGGCAAAGGGTTTATAAATTAAGCTCCTGGGGTTGTCAA
It encodes:
- a CDS encoding long-chain fatty acid--CoA ligase yields the protein MTDQAWKTTLWPEGVAHNVTDYHFPIFKFLDDAAQKYPANEFTIFNGASKTYAQVKDTADRIAYFLAQKGIGKGDKVAIFLPNLPQFPEILFGILKAGAVAVNCNPVYTPSELNLQLRDSVSKMAFCMDHPEFYPNTVKAIENTQVETVVVCNIKSYLPKFKAFLGGLLGKIPKADTHQPGHIMFDDMVARSKPQPPQVTIDPENDTAIMLYTGGTTSVPKGAELTHTNFTYDVTALFEYLRLSHGEGKPPEKAYFGGYHTFLGVLPWYHSFGITVALLSAAGSGSKLVCIPDPRAGNPPFTEVLKAVQTHKPTIMPAVPTIFVAFTNHPLLDNYDLSSLMGCFSGGAPLPPEVCRQFEEKTGAIIFEGYGLTETSPVISANPTDRKTRKIGSIGFPLPGTDVKILDLEDPSKELAQGEDGEVAACGPQVMKGYWKRPDANEEVFITLEGKRYFLTGDIGHIDDDGYILITDRKKDMIIVGGFNVYPRDVEDILYTNPKVELCAVIGVPDSKSGESVKAYIKLKEGETATQEEITAFCKENMAGYKRPRAIEFRDEIPISNIGKVLRRVLRDEEV
- a CDS encoding small multi-drug export protein translates to MKHILYHTTEGRILIFGVFLAFTFIALVGGVSAVDFSLAKILVLVILAHLVGSRAGGIGLCIINGFDPLTTISYNFYIETLIVCFTYSGFVLSTTNYLKVEWIKRFMNKLANKAMEKKEKIKRWGWIGIFSFVMAPLPVTGPVIGSIIGYMLKMRLVSNFTATALGTLTATIIWCYGFEFLEQRFQMVQYLFAAICVMVLIPYLKPIKKFIISCTKEDPES
- a CDS encoding TIGR04211 family SH3 domain-containing protein — encoded protein: MKLMIKYLILTSLLICGLAAPLSAKDIYVTGVTKITMRTGPGTEHKIVVMLTSGTKLEIVEYQKDWSMVKTAQGKSGWVLSRFLTQEVPKALMVKQLEKENQELIQSLDTAQAKAKDLETKNTALEGIEKKYKQLEQASADYLKLDAKYKDLLKNSEEQQTYINALEANMNNEEKIWFLSGAGVFILGLIIGVSTRKKKRSSLLS
- a CDS encoding IS256 family transposase, giving the protein MTEENTEFDFQKALKGIQEGKPFTGKGGVLTSLIKNLAEAALEGELESHLGQEVSANRRNGKSKKTIKSLDGKFELETPRDRAGTFSPQIVKKHQTTLSDEIERKIIALYGLGMSYNDMASHLQEIYGLEISNATLSTITDKIIHTVKEWQARPLENVYPIVWLDAIHYKVRENGKVGSKAVYTILGVNIEGRKEVLGLYISENEGANFWLQVLTDLSNRGVKDILIACVDGLKGFPEAIETIFPDTEVQLCVVHQIRNSLKYVGSKNKKEFMADLKRVYKAVNKDLAEEELDILENKWNDKYPIVIKSWRNNWERLSHFFKYPEEIRRIIYTTNTIEAVHRQFRKLTKTKGSFPNQDSLLKLLYMGIQNASKKWTMPIQNWSLTISQLAIFFEGRLDKELGI
- a CDS encoding peroxiredoxin, which translates into the protein MAEKVSARCTRPTGGPAQEETKEIPEEIIAAKKEIKPMIKVGKKAPEFTAAGYQKGGFIGNVQNSVSRFRFPDLPQRQRK
- the nadB gene encoding L-aspartate oxidase, whose product is MIQTDFLIIGSGIAGLSYALKVAQFGKVTIVTKKKIHKTNTALAQGGVASVFGSTDSFDLHVDDTLKAGDGLCDREVVKMVVENGPARIKELVARGARFNMEGAGPYDFSLGQEGGHSEKRIVFSQDLTGKEIENALIANVEAHENITILENHIAVNLITFSTSIRSGLVRTQHENICCGAYVLNNHSGKVETFYSGVTLLATGGASKVYLYTSNPDIATGDGIAMAYRAGASVANMEFVQFHPTCLYHPEAKNFLISEAVRGEGAYLIDEKGRLFMEDYSPDRELACRDVVARAIDNELKKTGADSVFLDITHKDPGVIRTRFPNIHARCLGYGIDITKQPIPVVPAAHYMCGGVATDLNGRTDVQRLYAVGETACTGLHGANRLASNSLLEALVYAHNAGAASVEEFKKISQKAPLPLAPWDETNTMDSDEAIVVTHNWDEIRRLMWNYVGIVRSDKRLIRAKRRIENIQHEIDEYYWDFKITSDLIELRNLAVVAELIIRSALMRKESRGLHYNIWYPERDDAHCLHPTILQNQF
- a CDS encoding IS4 family transposase; amino-acid sequence: MTHISVPKKQLRSLNFDNFRCPLIKSLSKAPELQSRGDRPLKMTFEDQINALVYFHLQEHKSARHLIQDLKENVFAKENIAPDGGISRSSFCEAINHRGLEQLQFIFEDLYKQALECHPGEHAELGELVSIDGSLINAVLSMHWANYRKGSKKAKVHCGFDINHGIPNKIFLTEGNGAERTFVPKILSKGQTGVMDRGYQSHKEFDLLQEQGKHFVCRIKTRTTRTIIDNHETPSDSYIFYDALVKLGTPNQNQTKRPVRVVGYKMAGVKYYVATDRHDLTAEQIATIYKLRWTIEDFFKWWKEHLKVYHLIARSEYDLMVQILGGLITYLLLAIHCQKQFNEKVTIKRVRQLRTAILNDLFGFEEQGSHSSNRDNIVKDQKIIEQAKT
- a CDS encoding TetR family transcriptional regulator, producing the protein MKITQKQKLENRKKLLAALVDIVIQKDLKTATMREIARRAGLGDATIYNYFPTKDAMVYAYYEDRFDQVTQRLVAVPKFNTYTFQEQLQVFFETKLELLLPDREFLEKTFKSAFFTLSQDYGRVRPAKEKFLAIVREIFEAAIEAKEIEDQVFLDLLIQFFWEYYVGIILYWLKDDSDSFESTTLLIDKSIDIASAVIRAGIGNKIFDMGIFLFKNHLLSRMDLVKDRIDALHGMKRRFMDKTDE